The following coding sequences lie in one Silene latifolia isolate original U9 population chromosome 5, ASM4854445v1, whole genome shotgun sequence genomic window:
- the LOC141654935 gene encoding dihydrolipoyllysine-residue acetyltransferase component 2 of pyruvate dehydrogenase complex, mitochondrial-like — MIEVGIKLKIKFVSFVFEFPFSATIDLSLFTLVRGDGSQGIQVGEVIAITVEEEEDIQKFKDFSPSKPEAAASETKKPVETPLPKEEPAEPPAKQPEPSFSKPSQTASTEDRIFASPLARSLAEDNKVPLSSIKGTGPDGRILKADIEDFLASRGKESATPVRKAAEVSGLDYSDIPHSQIRKITASRLLLSKQTIPHYYLTVDTCLDKLMELRSQLNSLQEASGGKRISVNDLVIKAAALALKKVPQCNSSWTDDYIRQFHNVNINVAVQTDNGLYVPVVRDADKKGLSKIGEEVKYLAQKARDNSLKPEDYEGGTFTVSNLGGAFGIKQFCAIVNPPQAAILAVGAAQKRVVPGIDDQFKFASFMSVTLSCDHRVIDGAIGAEWLKAFKGYIENPESMLL, encoded by the exons ATGATCGAAGTGGGAATCAAACTGAAGATTAAATTTGTGTCTTTTGTTTTTGAGTTCCCTTTCTCCGCCACCATCGATCTTTCTTTGTTTACT CTAGTTCGAGGAGATGGCTCTCAAGGAATTCAAGTTGGCGAG GTGATTGCCATCACCGTTGAAGAGGAGGAAGATATTCAAAAGTTTAAAGATTTCTCTCCTTCAAAACCTGAAGCTGCTGCCTCTGAAACTAAAAAACCTGTTGAGACTCCTTTACCTAAAGAAGAACCAGCTGAGCCACCTGCCAAGCAACCAGAGCCAAGCTTTTCGAAGCCTAGTCAGACAGCATCAACCGAGGATCGCATTTTTGCTAGTCCTCTTGCAAGGAGCTTGGCTGAAGATAACAAG GTTCCTTTATCAAGCATCAAAGGAACCGGTCCTGATGGGCGTATTTTAAAAGCTGATATCGAAGATTTCTTAG CTTCCCGGGGCAAGGAATCAGCAACACCAGTACGTAAAGCTGCTGAAGTATCTGGTCTGGACTATTCTGATATTCCTCATTCTCAGATAAGAAAG ATCACGGCTTCACGGTTGTTATTGTCGAAGCAAACCATTCCCCACTATTACTTGACAGTTGATACATGTCTTGACAAACTTATGGA ATTGAGAAGCCAATTAAACTCATTACAAGAGGCTTCTGGGGGAAAGCGAATTTCTGTCAATGATCTCGTAATTAAG GCTGCTGCCTTGGCGCTCAAGAAAGTTCCACAATGCAACAGTTCTTGGACCGACGACTACATACGCCA GTTCCACAATGTTAACATCAATGTAGCAGTGCAAACTGATAATGGTCTATACGTCCCAGTGGTCCGG GATGCTGACAAGAAAGGCTTGTCTAAGATTGGTGAGGAAGTCAAATATCTGGCACAAAAAGCCAGAGATAATAGCCTGAAGCCAGAAGATTACGAG GGTGGTACATTTACCGTCTCGAACCTTGGAGGTGCATTTGGAATCAAGCAGTTCTGTGCCATCGTTAATCCGCCACAAGCAGCTATTCTGGCTGTTGGAGCAG CCCAAAAGAGAGTTGTACCTGGAATAGATGATCAATTCAAGTTTGCTTCCTTCATGTCTGTTACACTAAGTTGCGATCATCGAGTCATTGATG GTGCCATCGGTGCAGAATGGTTAAAAGCATTCAAAGGCTACATCGAGAATCCAGAATCTATGTTGCTTTAA
- the LOC141656901 gene encoding thioredoxin-like 1-1, chloroplastic produces MAEIASKSAVFSPISHHQNHNHKKSQICPISCSIVVKNQNNFVGFSSLKTDFIGSRIAIVRDDDYTWSYKRGKSQSIDAKMGLSIGKAQKWWEKGLQPNMKEITYAEELVSSLLKAGDQLVVVDFFSPGCGGCKALHPKVCQLAQMNPDVQFLHVNYEEHKSMCYSLNVHVLPFFRFYRGSEGRVCSFSCTNATIKKFKDALAKYSAPRCSLGPPKGLEEKELLALAANKDLSLTYTPKPVNREPNPVYQEAEAKGAGEAPSPCNPSTTTNSSRDSEDRTLVSAGR; encoded by the exons ATGGCGGAAATTGCTAGCAAATCAgccgtcttttccccaatttctcATCATCAAAATCATAACCATAAAAAATCCCAAATTTGTCCCATCTCATGTTCAATTGTTGTTAAAAATCAAAATAATTTTGTGGGTTTTTCATCACTCAAGACTGATTTTATAGGTTCAAGAATCGCTATTGTTCGAGATGATGATTATACTTGGTCTTATAAAAGAGGGAAATCTCAATCAATTGATGCGAAG ATGGGTCTTAGCATTGGTAAAGCGCAGAAATGGTGGGAGAAGGGACTTCAACCTAATATGAAAGAGATAACTTACGCGGAAGAACTAGTGAGCTCGTTGCTCAAAGCTGGAGATCAATTGGTTGTGGTCGACTTTTTCTCTCCTGGATGTGGAGGGTGCAAAGCTCTTCATCCTAAG GTATGTCAGTTGGCACAGATGAATCCTGATGTTCAGTTTCTCCATGTCAATTATGAGGAGCATAAATCAATGTGTTATAGCCTTAACGTCCACGTTCTTCCCTTCTTCCGATTTTACAGAGGTTCTGAAGGTCGCGTTTGTAGCTTCAGTTGTACCAATGCCACG ATTAAGAAGTTTAAGGATGCTCTCGCCAAGTATAGCGCGCCAAGGTGCAGTCTTGGCCCACCAAAGGGTCTAGAGGAGAAGGAACTTCTTGCTCTAGCTGCCAACAAAGATCTTTCCCTCACCTACACACCAAAGCCAGTCAATCGCGAACCCAATCCCGTATATCAGGAGGCAGAAGCAAAAGGCGCAGGCGAAGCCCCATCTCCGTGTAACCCATCAACCACCACGAACTCTTCTCGAGACAGCGAGGACAGAACCTTGGTCAGTGCCGGGAGATGA
- the LOC141656900 gene encoding uncharacterized protein LOC141656900 — protein MSIQPPQQPPPKVPTVAVLRAVDALLKHKSQESASKKPQLLPSDEFLYLILTLTKIPQKSRVNAFKIPLPNSLYSPENSEICLFVNDANSKIAKSKVEEEKLPIAKVIKLTKLKKEYKAYELKRKLCDSYDLFMAEKRIIPLLPNAIGKGFYKKKKIPVPIEMSRGNWKDQIDKICSSALLYLSTGSCSVIKVARVSMERDEIVANVAAAIEGIANVVPKKWGNVRSFHLKLAESVALPVYQKVPELGFKISGAIGDSEEKEKTVVVSGKKGEGLVKSKKEKKKTAKGRIHEVKYMDEVMIGEEEVDSEGEEVVDEEEKAVNVGNKRKKSDGEEKKVKKGEKSLKKKKTDLSGKKSKKSKVLA, from the coding sequence ATGTCGATCCAACCACCGCAACAACCACCGCCGAAAGTCCCAACCGTTGCCGTCTTACGTGCCGTCGACGCCCTCCTCAAGCACAAATCGCAAGAATCAGCTTCCAAAAAACCCCAATTGTTACCTTCTGATGAATTCCTCTACCTAATCCTAACCCTAACGAAAATCCCCCAAAAATCTCGCGTTAACGCCTTCAAAATCCCCTTACCGAACTCCTTATACTCGCCGGAAAACTCGGAAATCTGTCTGTTCGTCAATGATGCGAACTCCAAGATCGCGAAATCGAAGGTTGAGGAGGAAAAGCTTCCGATTGCGAAGGTAATTAAGTTAACGAAGCTGAAGAAAGAGTATAAAGCTTATGAATTGAAGAGGAAGTTATGTGATTCTTATGATTTGTTTATGGCGGAAAAGCGGATTATTCCGTTGTTGCCGAATGCAATTGGAAAGGGGTTTTATAAGAAGAAGAAGATTCCGGTACCGATTGAGATGAGTAGAGGCAATTGGAAGGATCAGATTGATAAGATTTGTAGTTCGGCATTGTTGTATTTGAGTACTGGGAGTTGCAGTGTGATTAAGGTTGCTAGAGTTTCAATGGAGAGGGACGAGATTGTTGCAAATGTGGCGGCCGCCATTGAAGGGATTGCGAATGTGGTGCCGAAGAAATGGGGGAATGTTAGGAGTTTTCATTTGAAATTAGCTGAGTCTGTTGCTTTGCCTGTTTATCAGAAGGTTCCGGAATTAGGGTTTAAGATTAGTGGCGCCATTGGTGATAGTGAGGAGAAGGAGAAGACTGTTGTGGTTTCGGGGAAGAAGGGAGAGGGATTGGTTAAGtcgaagaaggagaagaagaagacggCGAAGGGGAGGATTCATGAGGTGAAGTATATGGATGAGGTTATGATTGGGGAAGAGGAGGTTGACAGCGAGGGGGAGGAAGTTGTCGACGAGGAGGAAAAGGCGGTGAATGTCGGGAATAAGAGGAAGAAGAGTGATGGTGAGGAGAAGAAGGTGAAGAAAGGGGAGAAGagtttgaagaagaagaagacggaTTTGAGTGGGAAGAAATCGAAGAAAAGCAAGGTGTTGGCATGA
- the LOC141656899 gene encoding wall-associated receptor kinase 2-like gives MAKPYPNHLLIILINFLLTPLIISYVISPNCTSKCGNVTIPYPFGIEDGCYYIDPDDPVSHPMMKITCDRTQNPPKPILKSNIQIINISVQNPQIQINNYVSYNCYNQGQSTVNHTQRVNLAGFTISSTKNTLVVIGCDSYAWFTGSRHGQSFYTGCMTKCDDLNDVVDGQCNGVGCCEASIPDGVTNMTTEVYSFSNHVKVPFNPCSVAFPVALDGFNFSKEDLSRDSGFYSGSDLRIEPVVFNWGIGRKSCKEVKELGSCLCKNNTVCSDLKPDQDGYRCDCKKGYFGNPYLPQGCKDIDECKGENECEKAEYCINTDGSYICECPKGYYGNATITEGCISRKTWLKPVIITAGIGGSIIILLVAAFLLHRKRGKRELKLLRESFFRQNGGLILHQKLSRMDDLKIFTAEDLDYATDNYNEMNIIGRGGFGVVYRGVIPNNQQVAIKRSLQVDPDQVEQFINEIIILAQINNRNVVKLLGCCLETEVPLLVYEFINNGTLYDHLQDEGLASVFTWSLRLSVASEVADVLAYLHTTISTPIIHRDMKSLNILLDESYTAKVADFGASRLVPLDQGQLATMVLGTLGYLDPEYLQTSELTDKSDVYSFGVVLVELLTREKAISSQRSEAERYLSMHFLLKMKEDRLFDIIDQNIGKTEEEKEQIKAVANLAKWCLKLNGDDRPTMKEVARELEGIKGTTNSHPWHNDGKSFDEQEDREHLLARVGERW, from the exons ATGGCAAAACCatacccaaatcacctcctaatAATCCTAATTAATTTCTTATTAACACCACTAATCATATCATATGTGATTTCCCCAAATTGCACCTCCAAATGTGGTAATGTCACAATTCCGTACCCATTTGGCATAGAAGACGGGTGTTACTATATCGATCCAGACGATCCCGTCTCCCACCCGATGATGAAAATCACATGTGATCGTACCCAAAATCCACCCAAACCAATTCTAAAATCAAACATCCAAATAATAAACATTTCGGTCCAAAACCCGCAAATACAAATAAACAACTACGTATCATATAATTGTTACAATCAAGGCCAATCGACCGTAAATCATACCCAACGGGTCAATTTAGCTGGATTTACGATTTCAAGTACAAAAAATACGTTAGTAGTCATAGGGTGTGACAGTTATGCTTGGTTTACGGGGTCGCGACACGGTCAGTCATTTTATACGGGTTGTATGACTAAATGTGACGATTTAAATGATGTCGTAGACGGGCAATGTAACGGGGTCGGATGTTGCGAGGCGTCGATACCCGATGGGGTAACTAATATGACTACTGAAGTTTATAGTTTTTCTAATCATGTTAAGGTACCATTTAACCCGTGCAGTGTCGCATTTCCTGTGGCACTGGACGGGTTTAATTTTTCGAAAGAGGATTTGAGTCGGGATTCGGGTTTTTATTCTGGTTCGGATCTGAGGATTGAGCCGGTTGTGTTTAATTGGGGAATTGGGAGGAAAAGTTGTAAGGAGGTTAAAGAATTAGGGAGTTGTTTGTGTAAGAATAATACTGTTTGTTCTGATTTGAAACCGGATCAAGATGGATATCGTTGCGATTGTAAAAAAGGGTATTTTGGTAATCCTTACCTTCCTCAAGGTTGCAAAG ATATTGATGAGTGTAAGGGAGAAAATGAATGTGAGAAAGCAGAATATTGTATCAACACTGACGGAAGCTACATTTGCGAATGCCCAAAGGGATATTATGGGAATGCTACAATTACTGAAGGTTGCATCTCTAGAAAGACTTGGCTAAAACCAGTCATCATTACGGCAG GTATTGGTGGAAGTATTATAATTTTGCTTGTGGCTGCGTTTCTGTTGCACCGGAAACGCGGGAAAAGAGAACTCAAACTGCTACGAGAAAGCTTTTTCCGTCAAAACGGAGGTCTGATACTGCATCAAAAACTCTCTAGAATGGATGATCTGAAGATTTTTACTGCAGAAGATTTAGATTATGCAACTGACAATTACAATGAAATGAACATAATCGGCAGAGGCGGATTTGGGGTTGTTTACAGGGGAGTTATTCCGAATAATCAACAAGTGGCAATCAAACGATCTCTTCAAGTCGATCCTGATCAAGTTGAGCAATTCATCAATGAGATTATCATACTGGCACAAATCAACAACAGAAATGTAGTCAAATTGCTAGGATGTTGTCTCGAGACTGAAGTACCGTTACTGGTTTACGAGTTTATCAACAATGGCACAttatatgatcacttgcaagatgAAGGGTTAGCATCCGTCTTTACGTGGAGTCTGCGTCTAAGTGTAGCATCAGAAGTCGCTGATGTACTAGCATATCTACACACCACTATCTCAACCCCGATTATCCACAGAGACATGAAATCGCTGAATATACTCTTAGATGAAAGTTACACGGCTAAGGTTGCTGATTTTGGCGCGTCAAGATTGGTTCCATTGGATCAAGGCCAATTAGCCACTATGGTGCTAGGAACCCTTGGATACTTGGACCCCGAGTATCTGCAAACAAGCGAATTAACCGACAAGAGTGATGTTTACAGCTTTGGGGTAGTGTTGGTTGAGTTATTGACTAGGGAAAAGGCGATATCTAGCCAAAGGTCAGAAGCTGAGCGATACCTTTCTATGCACTTTCTTCTTAAGATGAAAGAGGACCGTTTATTCGACATTATTGACCAAAACATAGGAAAAACTGAGGAAGAAAAGGAGCAGATAAAGGCAGTGGCTAATCTAGCAAAATGGTGCTTGAAGTTGAATGGAGACGATAGACCAACCATGAAGGAAGTCGCCAGGGAACTCGAGGGGATCAAAGGAACAACAAACTCACATCCTTGGCATAATGATGGAAAATCATTTGATGAGCAAGAAGATCGTGAGCATCTTCTTGCAAGAGTTGGCGAaagatggtga